The following are encoded together in the Streptomyces sp. NBC_00358 genome:
- a CDS encoding DNA-3-methyladenine glycosylase 2 family protein yields the protein MNDEDTRYEAVRSRDARFDGEFFFAVRTTGIYCRPSCPAVTPKRRNVRFYPTAAAAQGSGFRACRRCRPDAVPGSAAWNVRADVVGRAMRLIGDGVVDREGVGGLATRLGYSARQVQRQLTAEVGAGPVALARAQRAHTARILLQTTELPVTQVAFAAGFASVRQFNDTIRTVYASTPSELRAAAPRTGPAARSAATPATDVPTTGVPLRLAYRGPYQSTAVFDLLAAEAVPGVEAVGGGRGGRTYRRTLRLPYGTGVVAVEERPGTGAGRPRTGRTSRTAPGAPRPTDAAHPGGWLDARLHLTDLRDLTTAVQRLRRLFDLDADPYAIDARLGADGRLGPLVAARPGLRSPGSADPEELAVRALVGVAEAERLVLRYGKALDAPGDTLTHLFPEAAVLARAEPDGPLGALTAALADGALRLDPGADRDEVRAALLALPGVDEDTAAVIRTRALGDPDVAPPGVDAPDGWRPWRSYAAQHLRVAARSDTGPGTPDPALP from the coding sequence GTGAACGACGAGGACACCAGGTACGAGGCCGTGCGGAGCCGGGACGCCCGGTTCGACGGGGAGTTCTTCTTCGCCGTGCGGACGACGGGCATCTACTGCCGGCCCAGCTGCCCCGCGGTGACGCCGAAGCGGCGGAACGTGCGGTTCTACCCGACGGCCGCCGCCGCCCAGGGTTCGGGCTTCCGGGCCTGCCGTCGATGCCGCCCGGACGCCGTGCCGGGCTCCGCGGCGTGGAACGTACGGGCCGATGTCGTCGGCCGGGCCATGCGCCTGATCGGTGACGGCGTGGTGGACCGGGAAGGCGTCGGGGGCCTGGCCACGCGTCTCGGGTACAGCGCCCGCCAGGTCCAGCGGCAGCTCACCGCGGAGGTCGGCGCCGGCCCGGTCGCGCTGGCCAGGGCACAGCGGGCGCACACCGCGCGGATCCTGCTCCAGACCACCGAACTCCCCGTCACCCAGGTCGCGTTCGCCGCGGGGTTCGCCAGCGTGCGCCAGTTCAACGACACGATCCGTACGGTCTACGCGTCCACCCCGAGCGAACTGCGCGCCGCGGCACCCCGCACCGGCCCTGCCGCCCGGAGCGCGGCCACCCCCGCCACGGACGTCCCCACCACGGGCGTCCCGCTCCGGCTCGCGTACCGGGGGCCCTATCAGTCCACCGCCGTCTTCGACCTGCTGGCCGCCGAGGCCGTCCCGGGTGTCGAGGCCGTCGGCGGCGGCAGGGGCGGCCGTACGTACCGGCGCACGCTCCGGCTGCCGTACGGCACGGGAGTCGTGGCCGTCGAGGAACGGCCGGGCACCGGCGCCGGCCGCCCCCGCACCGGCAGGACGAGCCGCACCGCCCCGGGAGCGCCGCGCCCCACCGACGCCGCCCACCCCGGTGGCTGGCTCGACGCCCGTCTGCATCTCACCGATCTGCGTGACCTGACCACCGCCGTACAACGCCTGCGGCGCCTGTTCGACCTCGACGCCGATCCGTACGCGATCGACGCCCGGCTGGGAGCCGACGGGCGGCTGGGCCCCCTGGTCGCGGCCCGGCCGGGCCTGCGGTCCCCGGGCTCCGCCGATCCGGAGGAGCTGGCGGTGCGCGCGCTCGTCGGGGTGGCGGAGGCCGAGCGGCTCGTGCTGCGGTACGGGAAGGCGCTGGACGCCCCGGGCGACACGCTCACGCATCTCTTCCCCGAGGCCGCCGTGCTCGCGCGGGCCGAGCCGGACGGTCCCCTCGGCGCCCTGACCGCCGCCCTCGCCGACGGGGCCCTGCGTCTCGACCCGGGCGCCGACCGCGACGAGGTGCGGGCGGCACTGCTCGCGCTGCCCGGCGTCGACGAGGACACCGCCGCCGTGATCCGCACCCGGGCCCTCGGAGACCCGGACGTGGCACCGCCCGGCGTGGACGCCCCGGACGGCTGGCGCCCGTGGCGCTCGTACGCCGCCCAGCACCTCAGGGTGGCGGCCCGCAGCGACACGGGCCCCGGAACCCCCGACCCGGCTCTTCCGTAA
- a CDS encoding DUF456 domain-containing protein, giving the protein MGVWELLLVGVVILLGLAGVLVPGLPGSWLVWAAVLWWALSYPQPLSWAVLVGATAVLLLAQAIRWMLPPRRLRESGATTRMAVYAGAGATLGFFLVPVVGAIPGFVGGIYLSERLRLGGHGPAKTAVRTAMRAGGWSVLTELFACLLIMGAWLGAVIWG; this is encoded by the coding sequence ATGGGAGTGTGGGAGCTCCTGCTGGTCGGCGTGGTGATTCTGCTCGGCCTGGCCGGAGTACTGGTGCCCGGTTTGCCGGGGTCGTGGCTCGTGTGGGCCGCGGTTCTGTGGTGGGCGCTGAGCTACCCGCAGCCCCTGTCCTGGGCCGTCCTCGTCGGCGCGACGGCGGTCCTGCTGCTCGCCCAGGCCATCCGCTGGATGCTGCCACCGCGACGGCTGCGCGAGAGCGGTGCCACCACCCGAATGGCGGTGTACGCGGGTGCCGGGGCGACGCTCGGCTTCTTCCTGGTGCCGGTGGTCGGCGCCATACCCGGCTTCGTCGGCGGGATCTATCTCAGCGAGCGGCTGCGCCTCGGCGGGCACGGGCCGGCGAAGACCGCGGTGCGGACCGCGATGCGGGCCGGTGGCTGGAGCGTGCTGACGGAACTCTTCGCCTGCCTGTTGATCATGGGTGCGTGGCTGGGCGCGGTGATCTGGGGCTGA
- a CDS encoding cellulose-binding domain-containing protein, with the protein MTDLPTPQDAAEAVLFSECWDAVLSYADLCTSGSAAATQLATEAFTHGIHEARSVMARTKNTGRRTPRLPRIPLLLNSVRTTAAGWEAHGQGHRLDPDLRLWLNSEKAARYTGPPLHRPIALRGLRDLQEADAALLWLVEVEALPLPAVARRLGLDPVAAAEELGQVRALFRDRCHRNHLDTPMDADCRSYARLLDAVTRSPGSETPEDLSKHLAHCVECAEAAACLRLHGGGLPAALSGGVIGWGGLAYLERRRRAAEAGLAGGRTDAAVDTGLAEVKESAPRIGRTGLLVAAVIVSGLALTVSLMPFGAGNGGTTVARGDSADRQPVADPGVSSPPATERAEGSLVSPEPVDAGADGGSKPDPEPQGGSASPDHAPGRTPGSTGSTEPADSTRSPASCEVKYHLVDEWTDGFQATVTVTSAHALDSWQVAWTYGDGQQVTQMWDGTYAQHGSRVTATAADYNKSVAAGGSFAVGFLGTWHDTNTAPDAFTLNGGRCTTTH; encoded by the coding sequence ATGACAGACCTGCCGACCCCCCAGGACGCCGCCGAGGCCGTGCTGTTCTCGGAATGCTGGGACGCGGTCCTGTCGTACGCGGACCTGTGTACATCCGGCTCCGCCGCGGCCACCCAACTGGCCACCGAGGCGTTCACCCATGGCATCCATGAGGCGCGCTCGGTCATGGCGCGCACGAAGAACACCGGCCGCAGAACCCCCCGGCTGCCCCGGATTCCCTTGCTGCTCAACTCGGTTCGGACCACCGCCGCCGGCTGGGAGGCGCACGGCCAGGGCCACCGCCTCGACCCCGACCTCAGGCTGTGGCTCAACTCCGAGAAGGCCGCCCGCTACACCGGGCCTCCGCTGCACCGTCCCATCGCGCTGCGCGGCCTGAGGGATCTCCAGGAAGCCGACGCGGCACTGCTGTGGCTGGTCGAGGTGGAGGCACTCCCGCTGCCCGCGGTCGCCCGGCGGCTCGGCCTCGACCCGGTGGCCGCGGCCGAGGAACTCGGCCAGGTGCGGGCGTTGTTCAGGGACCGGTGCCATCGCAACCACCTCGACACCCCGATGGACGCCGACTGCCGCAGTTACGCCCGGCTCCTCGACGCGGTCACCCGCTCGCCCGGTTCCGAGACACCCGAGGACCTCTCGAAGCACCTCGCCCACTGCGTGGAGTGCGCGGAGGCCGCCGCCTGTCTGCGGCTGCACGGCGGCGGGCTGCCCGCGGCGCTCTCCGGCGGGGTGATCGGCTGGGGCGGCCTCGCCTATCTGGAACGCCGGCGGCGCGCCGCCGAGGCGGGACTGGCCGGCGGCCGTACGGACGCGGCGGTGGACACCGGTCTCGCCGAGGTCAAGGAGAGCGCGCCCAGGATCGGCCGTACCGGACTGCTGGTCGCCGCCGTCATCGTCTCCGGCCTGGCGCTCACCGTCTCCCTGATGCCCTTCGGCGCGGGGAACGGCGGCACCACGGTCGCGCGCGGCGACTCCGCCGACCGTCAGCCGGTGGCCGACCCGGGAGTGTCGTCCCCGCCGGCGACCGAAAGGGCCGAGGGCTCGCTCGTGTCGCCGGAACCCGTGGACGCCGGCGCCGACGGGGGCTCGAAACCCGACCCCGAACCCCAGGGCGGGTCCGCCTCCCCGGACCACGCCCCCGGCCGGACACCTGGCTCCACGGGTTCCACCGAACCCGCGGACTCCACCCGGAGCCCCGCCTCCTGCGAGGTGAAATACCATCTCGTCGACGAGTGGACCGACGGCTTCCAGGCCACCGTCACCGTCACGTCCGCCCATGCCCTCGACTCCTGGCAGGTCGCCTGGACCTACGGGGACGGCCAGCAGGTCACGCAGATGTGGGACGGCACCTACGCCCAGCACGGCTCCCGGGTGACCGCGACCGCCGCCGACTACAACAAGTCGGTCGCCGCGGGCGGTTCCTTCGCCGTCGGCTTCCTCGGCACCTGGCACGACACGAACACGGCCCCGGACGCCTTCACCCTCAACGGCGGACGCTGTACGACCACTCACTGA
- the rsgA gene encoding ribosome small subunit-dependent GTPase A: MTSSSTFPTSSRSLGLAPLAAYGWDDGWADEFAPHDSEGLVAGRVIRVDRGQCDVVTADGVIRADTAFVTPHDPLRVVCTGDWVAVEPAGTPRYVRAYLPRRTAFVRSTSSKRSEGQILAANVDHAVVAVSLAVELDLGRIERFLALAWESGAQPVVVLTKADLVPEAATLGHLLQDVETSAPGVPVLAVSSATGEGLDILEAALAGGTAVLLGQSGAGKSTLANALLGEDVMDVRATRDMDGKGRHTTTTRNLLVLPGGGVLIDTPGLRGVGLWDAEIGVGQVFSEIEAFAADCRFQDCAHVAEPGCAVLAALDSGELPERRLESYRKLLRENQRIVAKTDARVRAEIRRDWKRKGAEGRAAMEAKRGRW, encoded by the coding sequence TTGACTTCCAGTTCCACTTTCCCGACCTCGTCCCGCTCTCTGGGTCTCGCCCCGCTCGCCGCCTACGGCTGGGACGACGGCTGGGCGGACGAGTTCGCTCCCCACGATTCCGAAGGGCTCGTCGCCGGACGGGTGATCCGGGTCGACCGGGGCCAGTGCGACGTCGTCACCGCCGACGGGGTCATCCGCGCCGACACCGCGTTCGTGACACCGCACGATCCGCTGCGGGTCGTGTGCACCGGCGACTGGGTCGCCGTCGAACCCGCCGGCACCCCGCGCTACGTACGGGCGTATCTGCCGCGCCGTACGGCCTTCGTGCGCTCCACCTCGTCCAAGCGGTCCGAGGGGCAGATCCTCGCCGCCAACGTCGACCACGCTGTCGTCGCCGTCTCCCTCGCCGTGGAACTCGACCTCGGCCGCATCGAACGCTTCCTCGCGCTGGCCTGGGAGTCCGGCGCACAGCCCGTGGTCGTCCTCACCAAGGCCGACCTGGTCCCGGAGGCGGCCACCCTCGGGCACCTCCTCCAGGACGTGGAGACCTCCGCGCCCGGGGTTCCCGTGCTCGCCGTCAGCTCCGCGACGGGGGAGGGGCTCGACATCCTCGAAGCGGCGCTCGCGGGCGGTACGGCGGTGCTGCTCGGACAGTCCGGCGCGGGCAAGTCGACCCTGGCCAACGCGTTGCTGGGCGAGGACGTCATGGACGTCCGGGCCACCCGCGACATGGACGGCAAGGGCCGGCACACCACGACGACCCGCAACCTCCTCGTGCTGCCGGGCGGCGGTGTCCTCATCGACACCCCGGGACTGCGCGGAGTCGGGCTCTGGGACGCCGAGATCGGTGTCGGGCAGGTGTTCTCCGAGATCGAGGCGTTCGCCGCCGACTGCCGCTTCCAGGACTGCGCGCATGTCGCCGAACCCGGGTGCGCGGTCCTGGCGGCCCTCGACTCCGGCGAGCTCCCGGAGCGGCGGCTGGAGAGCTACCGCAAGCTGCTCCGTGAGAACCAGCGGATCGTCGCCAAGACGGACGCACGCGTGCGTGCCGAGATCCGCCGCGACTGGAAGCGCAAGGGCGCGGAGGGCCGCGCCGCCATGGAGGCCAAGCGGGGGCGCTGGTAG
- a CDS encoding helix-turn-helix domain-containing protein — protein sequence MLAAIGLDESHESAYRALVSVGAADVPDLARRLTLGEYETERALRRLERHGLAAQSSARPGRWVAAPPGVALGALLTQQRHELEKAELAAALLAEEYRGAAGEPAAHDLVEVVIGAAAVAQRFLQLQLGASDEVCALVTGTPTVVSGTDNDAEKQAADRGVGYRVVVERSVLDLPGGITELSAALGRDEQVRVVDQVPTKLVIADRALAMVPLTSHTAEPAALVVHSSGLLELLSGLFQSVWRDALPLRLGSRGVLEQEPDGPDGTDLEILSLLLAGLTDASVAKQLDLGLRTVQRRVKRLMELTGVTTRLQLGWHAYERDWVARD from the coding sequence ATGCTCGCAGCGATAGGTCTGGACGAGAGCCACGAGTCTGCGTACCGCGCGCTGGTGTCGGTCGGCGCCGCCGACGTACCCGATCTCGCGCGCCGGCTCACGCTCGGCGAGTACGAGACGGAGCGCGCGCTGCGCAGGCTGGAGCGGCACGGTCTCGCCGCCCAGTCCTCGGCGCGGCCCGGACGCTGGGTCGCCGCGCCCCCGGGGGTCGCCCTCGGCGCGCTCCTCACCCAGCAGCGCCACGAGCTGGAGAAGGCGGAGCTGGCGGCGGCCCTGCTCGCCGAGGAGTACCGGGGCGCGGCCGGCGAGCCGGCCGCGCACGACCTGGTCGAGGTGGTGATCGGCGCGGCCGCGGTCGCGCAGCGGTTCCTCCAGCTCCAGCTCGGCGCGAGCGACGAGGTGTGCGCGCTGGTCACCGGGACTCCGACGGTGGTGTCCGGCACGGACAACGACGCCGAGAAGCAGGCCGCGGACCGGGGTGTCGGCTATCGCGTGGTCGTCGAGCGGTCCGTCCTCGACCTGCCCGGCGGGATCACCGAGCTGTCCGCCGCGCTCGGCCGCGACGAGCAGGTGCGGGTCGTGGACCAGGTGCCGACCAAGCTGGTGATCGCCGACCGGGCGCTCGCGATGGTGCCGCTGACCTCGCACACCGCGGAGCCGGCCGCGCTGGTCGTGCACTCCAGCGGGCTCCTGGAGCTGTTGTCCGGGCTATTCCAGTCGGTGTGGCGGGACGCGCTGCCACTGCGGCTCGGCAGCCGGGGCGTGCTGGAGCAGGAACCGGACGGCCCGGACGGCACCGACCTGGAGATCCTGTCGCTCCTCCTCGCGGGGCTCACCGACGCGAGCGTGGCCAAACAGCTCGACCTGGGTCTCAGGACCGTACAGCGCCGGGTGAAGCGCCTGATGGAGCTGACAGGGGTGACGACCCGGCTGCAACTGGGCTGGCACGCTTACGAGCGCGACTGGGTGGCGCGGGACTGA
- a CDS encoding protein phosphatase 2C domain-containing protein encodes MSAESPAANDPTVNNPPVRDPAPDNSAPDNSAVRDSDVHDPAVYGPVAPVHTAPESAGRMSVPPEPAGQVPAVPQAAAQVPTAPEPAGQVPPARPPSGVPPKPVSAPAVPPRAAPPGPAPNVLPSTTGGFRTPPPEPAPEYLPADRPRETVLSVVQPPPPVGHVGSGPPTYAPEPTALPPAEPDELEDLVADTVLDGARYGASTLRAMSVRGDSARYRGEPRRDALLTARFGAGERALVLVAMATGARATPGAHRAAAEACRWIGQAVGRSHERLADDIRAARRGDLKSGLHRLTDRSLGRLRASATEQGVEPEEYAAGLRCLLLPADPDCRTRVFFGVGAGGLFRLRDGEWQDIEPRVADTAGEAVVGYGSLPHETPEGDRLTMDLGITTPPSPYEPAPRPPHAPFRFRASVARPGDTLLLCTSGLAEPLRGEPELAEYLTARWSQGEPPGLATFLADSSVRVKGYADDRTAAAVWEA; translated from the coding sequence ATGTCCGCGGAGTCGCCCGCGGCGAACGACCCGACGGTGAACAACCCCCCGGTGCGCGATCCGGCGCCGGACAATTCCGCGCCGGACAACTCCGCGGTGCGCGATTCCGACGTGCACGATCCCGCGGTCTACGGCCCTGTGGCGCCGGTGCACACGGCTCCCGAGTCCGCGGGTCGGATGTCCGTCCCGCCCGAACCCGCAGGTCAGGTGCCCGCCGTTCCTCAAGCGGCAGCTCAGGTGCCGACGGCTCCTGAGCCCGCTGGTCAGGTCCCCCCGGCGAGGCCGCCGTCGGGCGTGCCGCCGAAACCCGTCTCGGCTCCCGCCGTGCCCCCGCGCGCGGCGCCCCCGGGCCCCGCGCCGAACGTGCTGCCCAGCACCACCGGCGGTTTCCGGACACCTCCGCCCGAACCGGCCCCCGAGTACCTGCCCGCGGACAGGCCCCGGGAGACCGTCCTGTCCGTCGTCCAGCCACCGCCCCCCGTCGGCCACGTCGGCTCGGGCCCGCCCACCTACGCCCCCGAACCGACCGCCCTGCCGCCCGCCGAGCCGGACGAACTCGAAGACCTGGTCGCCGACACCGTCCTGGACGGCGCACGGTACGGAGCGAGCACCTTACGGGCCATGTCCGTGCGCGGGGACTCCGCGCGCTACCGGGGCGAACCGCGCCGGGACGCGCTGCTCACGGCCCGGTTCGGGGCGGGCGAGCGGGCGCTCGTCCTGGTCGCCATGGCGACCGGCGCCCGCGCCACACCGGGCGCGCACCGGGCCGCGGCGGAGGCGTGCCGGTGGATCGGGCAGGCCGTCGGCCGCAGTCACGAGCGGCTGGCCGACGACATCAGGGCCGCCCGGCGCGGGGACCTGAAATCGGGGCTGCACCGGCTCACCGACCGCAGCCTCGGCAGACTGCGGGCGAGCGCGACAGAGCAGGGCGTCGAACCCGAGGAATACGCCGCCGGCCTGCGCTGTCTGCTGCTGCCCGCCGATCCGGACTGCCGTACCCGGGTCTTCTTCGGGGTCGGCGCGGGTGGCCTGTTCCGGCTGCGGGACGGCGAGTGGCAGGACATCGAACCGCGGGTCGCCGACACCGCCGGCGAAGCCGTCGTCGGCTACGGATCGCTGCCGCACGAGACCCCCGAGGGCGACCGGCTCACCATGGACCTGGGCATCACGACGCCCCCGAGCCCGTACGAACCCGCGCCTCGGCCGCCGCACGCCCCCTTCCGGTTCCGGGCCTCCGTAGCCCGCCCGGGTGACACGCTCCTGCTGTGCACGAGCGGCCTGGCGGAGCCGCTGCGCGGCGAACCGGAGCTGGCCGAGTACCTGACGGCACGGTGGTCGCAGGGGGAGCCGCCCGGCCTCGCGACGTTCCTCGCCGACAGCTCGGTGCGGGTCAAGGGGTACGCCGACGACCGGACGGCGGCCGCCGTTTGGGAGGCGTAA
- a CDS encoding SGNH/GDSL hydrolase family protein, which produces MTRAIMLRRLLAPLVTTLVLTSPGVTAEARSAPGHRGPDRAENEIGNRPGNQAVDRRGPWTGTWEAAPSGTVPALPGASIRDVVHTSVGGRAARVRLSNRLGTRPLQLGSVTLALQRPGEPRSPRAVAGSMRTVTFAGAGSVTVPAGRDVVSDPVALPVPADSNLLVSVHTPADSGPATYHRSALQANFVAPRGDRTAEESGAAYTTTVGDWYYVTGVDVLGPAAGSVVALGDSITDGTGSSFDANHRWPDRLSARLRDLPAYRRPGVLNAGIAGNRVLLAGRGPSALTRLDTDVFSRAGVRTMIVLEGVNDLKGTPEQRDPRALVNAYRLVVRRAHARGIRVIGATITPYGGHVAYTPAREAVRQAVNTAIRSRRIFDAVADFDATVRDPARPSRILPAYDPGDHLHFNDAGMRALADTIDLRSLLAKAPGR; this is translated from the coding sequence ATGACCCGCGCGATCATGCTCCGGCGCCTCCTCGCACCCCTGGTGACCACCCTGGTCCTCACCTCGCCGGGCGTGACCGCCGAAGCGCGGTCCGCGCCCGGCCACCGGGGCCCGGACCGGGCCGAGAACGAGATCGGGAACAGGCCCGGGAACCAGGCCGTCGACCGGCGAGGGCCCTGGACGGGAACCTGGGAGGCCGCGCCCTCCGGAACCGTGCCCGCGCTGCCCGGCGCCTCCATCCGCGATGTCGTGCACACCAGCGTCGGCGGCCGGGCCGCGCGCGTCCGGCTCTCCAACAGGCTCGGCACGCGACCGCTCCAACTCGGTTCCGTGACACTGGCGTTGCAACGGCCGGGCGAGCCGAGGAGTCCCCGGGCCGTCGCGGGCTCGATGCGTACGGTCACCTTCGCCGGCGCCGGGTCGGTCACCGTCCCCGCCGGCCGGGACGTGGTCAGCGACCCCGTCGCCCTGCCGGTTCCCGCCGACTCCAACCTGCTGGTCTCCGTGCACACTCCCGCCGACTCGGGCCCGGCGACCTACCACCGCTCCGCGTTGCAGGCCAACTTCGTCGCTCCCCGGGGCGACCGGACCGCCGAGGAGAGCGGCGCCGCGTACACCACCACCGTCGGCGACTGGTACTACGTGACCGGCGTCGACGTGCTCGGGCCGGCCGCCGGCAGTGTGGTGGCCCTCGGCGACTCGATCACCGACGGCACCGGCTCCTCGTTCGACGCCAACCACCGTTGGCCCGACCGGCTCTCCGCCCGGCTGCGTGACCTCCCCGCGTACCGCAGACCCGGCGTTCTCAACGCGGGGATCGCCGGGAACCGCGTCCTGCTGGCGGGCCGCGGCCCGAGCGCTCTGACCCGGCTGGACACCGACGTCTTCTCCCGCGCCGGCGTCCGCACGATGATCGTGCTGGAGGGCGTCAACGACCTCAAGGGGACACCGGAGCAGAGGGACCCGCGGGCCCTGGTGAACGCGTACCGGCTCGTCGTGCGGCGCGCCCACGCCCGCGGTATCCGGGTCATCGGCGCCACGATCACCCCGTACGGCGGTCATGTCGCGTACACCCCGGCCCGGGAAGCGGTGCGGCAGGCGGTCAACACCGCCATCCGCTCCCGCCGGATCTTCGACGCCGTCGCGGACTTCGACGCCACCGTCCGTGATCCGGCACGCCCGAGCCGTATCCTCCCGGCCTACGACCCCGGCGACCATCTGCACTTCAACGACGCCGGCATGCGCGCGCTGGCCGACACGATCGATCTTCGCTCCCTCCTGGCGAAGGCACCCGGGCGCTGA
- a CDS encoding pyruvate dehydrogenase translates to MAKQNVAEQFVDIVVRAGVKRLYGVVGDSLNPVVDAIRRNAAIDWVQVRHEETAAFAAGAEAQITGRLAACAGSCGPGNLHLINGLYDAHRSMAPVLALASQIPSSEIGLGYFQETHPDQLFRECSHYSELISSPKQMPRLLQTAIQHAVGRSGVSVVSLPGDIASAPAPDRTIETALVTSRPSVRPGDTEIDKLVAMIDEAEKVTLFCGSGTAGAHAEVMQFAEKIKSPVGHALRGKEWIQYDNPFDVGMSGLLGYGAAYEATHECDLLILLGTDFPYNAFLPDDVKIVQVDVRPERLGRRSKLDLAVWGDVRETLRCLVPRVRPKGNRRFLDKMLKKHADALEGVVKAYTRKVDRHVPIHPEYVASVLDELADEDAVFTVDTGMCNVWAARYISPNGSRRVIGSFSHGSMANALPMAIGAQFTDRRRQVVSMSGDGGFSMLMGDFLTLVQYDLPVKVVLFNNSSLGMVELEMLVAGLPSYGTTNKNPDFAAVARACGAYGVRVEKPKQLAGALKDAFAHKGPALVDIVTDPNALSIPPKISADMVAGFALSASKIVLDGGVGRMVQMARSNLRNVPRP, encoded by the coding sequence ATGGCCAAGCAGAACGTCGCCGAGCAGTTCGTCGACATCGTCGTCCGGGCGGGCGTCAAGCGGCTGTACGGGGTCGTGGGCGACAGCCTCAACCCGGTCGTGGACGCGATCCGGCGCAACGCGGCCATCGACTGGGTCCAGGTCCGCCACGAGGAGACCGCCGCCTTCGCCGCGGGGGCCGAGGCCCAGATCACGGGCAGGCTCGCGGCCTGCGCCGGCTCCTGCGGACCGGGCAACCTCCACCTCATCAACGGCCTGTACGACGCCCACCGCTCCATGGCCCCGGTGCTGGCCCTCGCCTCGCAGATTCCCTCCAGCGAGATCGGTCTCGGCTACTTCCAGGAGACCCACCCCGACCAGCTCTTCCGCGAGTGCAGTCACTACAGCGAACTCATCTCCAGCCCCAAGCAGATGCCGCGGCTGCTCCAGACCGCCATCCAGCACGCCGTGGGCCGGTCCGGAGTCAGCGTGGTCTCGCTGCCCGGCGACATCGCCTCCGCGCCCGCCCCGGACAGGACGATCGAGACCGCCCTCGTCACCTCCCGGCCCAGCGTCCGGCCGGGCGACACCGAGATCGACAAGCTCGTCGCGATGATCGACGAGGCCGAGAAGGTCACGCTGTTCTGCGGCAGTGGCACGGCGGGCGCCCACGCCGAGGTCATGCAGTTCGCCGAGAAGATCAAGTCACCGGTCGGGCACGCGCTGCGCGGCAAGGAATGGATTCAGTACGACAATCCATTCGATGTCGGAATGAGCGGGCTCCTCGGCTACGGCGCGGCCTACGAAGCGACGCACGAGTGCGATCTCCTCATCCTGCTGGGCACCGACTTCCCGTACAACGCCTTCCTCCCCGACGACGTCAAGATCGTCCAAGTCGACGTGCGGCCGGAGCGCTTGGGACGCCGCTCGAAGCTGGACCTGGCCGTGTGGGGCGATGTGCGGGAGACCCTGCGCTGTCTCGTCCCGCGGGTGCGGCCCAAGGGCAATAGGCGCTTTCTCGACAAAATGCTGAAGAAACACGCGGACGCCCTCGAAGGGGTCGTCAAGGCGTACACCCGCAAGGTCGACAGGCACGTCCCGATCCATCCCGAGTACGTCGCCTCCGTGCTCGACGAACTCGCCGACGAGGACGCGGTGTTCACCGTCGACACCGGCATGTGCAATGTCTGGGCGGCCCGCTACATCTCGCCCAACGGCAGCCGCCGCGTGATCGGTTCGTTCTCGCACGGGTCGATGGCGAACGCGCTGCCCATGGCGATCGGCGCCCAGTTCACCGACCGGCGGCGGCAGGTCGTGTCGATGTCCGGCGACGGCGGATTCTCCATGCTGATGGGCGACTTCCTCACCCTCGTGCAGTACGACCTGCCGGTGAAGGTCGTCCTCTTCAACAACTCGTCCCTGGGGATGGTCGAGTTGGAGATGCTGGTCGCCGGGCTGCCCTCCTACGGCACCACCAACAAGAACCCGGACTTCGCGGCGGTGGCCCGCGCGTGCGGGGCGTACGGCGTCCGGGTCGAGAAGCCCAAGCAGCTCGCCGGCGCCCTCAAGGACGCCTTCGCCCACAAGGGCCCGGCCCTCGTCGACATCGTCACCGACCCGAACGCGCTGTCCATCCCGCCGAAGATCAGCGCCGACATGGTGGCGGGCTTCGCGCTCTCGGCCTCGAAGATCGTGCTGGACGGCGGAGTCGGACGCATGGTGCAGATGGCCCGTTCCAACCTGCGCAACGTGCCCCGCCCGTAG
- a CDS encoding PPOX class F420-dependent oxidoreductase, whose product MTEFSEAERAYLRSQRLGRLATVDPLGQPQANPVGFFPQEDGTILIGGYAMGTTKKWRNLRKNPKVALVVDDIVSLKPWKVRGIDIRGEAELLTGAHDLGPHFSEELIRIHPRRIHSWGLDD is encoded by the coding sequence ATGACCGAATTCAGTGAAGCCGAGCGCGCGTATCTGAGGTCGCAGCGGCTGGGGCGACTGGCCACCGTCGACCCTCTCGGACAGCCCCAGGCCAACCCCGTCGGCTTCTTCCCGCAGGAGGACGGGACGATCCTGATCGGCGGCTACGCGATGGGGACGACGAAGAAGTGGCGCAACCTCCGGAAGAACCCGAAGGTCGCCCTGGTCGTCGACGACATCGTGAGTCTCAAGCCGTGGAAGGTCAGGGGCATCGACATCCGCGGAGAGGCCGAACTCCTCACCGGGGCACATGACTTGGGGCCGCACTTCAGTGAGGAACTGATCCGGATCCATCCGAGGCGGATCCACAGTTGGGGTCTCGACGACTGA